The Phlebotomus papatasi isolate M1 chromosome 3, Ppap_2.1, whole genome shotgun sequence genomic sequence ttgaaatttcgaTCTTaattttggtctcagaattgaggccattgttcCAGATAACTTCTAGaagattttcgaaataaaattgaaagtcTTCCACATTTTATAATAAGTCGAGACAGACGGGTAAATTATAATAGATTgtaaattttgaagttttccaATTAGTACtgaagatattactgttcgtattaatcgCTTTCTGAAtcatattacaggcaattcgagcaattttccatgcgtgccaactgtgattcggtcagttttcgagcgaaacgcgagagaggcatgataaaacacttgctatctttttttgccattctcgcagttcagaaagtattaatcttaatattaatcttatatgtgacatggtcatcagaCTGAACTTCGAAAACATTCATACTTTGCAACACTTCGGaaaaatacaaacatttttcgaatttctgtttaagccgagacacacttgGGGGGATTATAACACACAAATGGTAGATTTTATTCACTAGGAGAAATAATACCACACTGCATGGTTCATTTCGAAATCTGCCAGTTTACGTTTATGTAACCAAAGCAACTTTCGAACACAAATATCAAAAGGAAGTTTCAGAATTTGTCCTTTCTGTTTATGCCAAGACACACTTGGGGGATTGTAACAgacaaaaaggaatttttaacCAAACTGCATGGTAGATTTTGAAATATCCCAgcttacatttaaaaatgttgcagAACCTTTTCTTTCCCATTTGTCAACCCTTCGCACCAAATTTTCCCATTCTCTGTGTCTTTTGATAAATTGAAAGAATCAGTATCTGCTGTGTTATAAAATGTAAACACAAGAGATCTACATACAATTGAACAAGAAGATGTTCATTGAGTTCGTTCTATTTAACTCTACAAAAATTCCTCACATGGCTGAACTATTTTGGCACTCCTCAATTCAAATGCAAATGGATAGACTGTGAGAGCCATTTTCCACATTCGATATGCCTggatcaattgaaaattgggTTATTTGACCATCCAAGTGACAATAGACGCACTTCAAAACCGAAAATGCATCTCAAATGCTTCCAAATAGCCAACGAACGATGAGACAATTTAACCCAATGCTTTCAGCTAGGAGCTTTTTGAAAGTGAGATgggttagaaaaaaaacacaaaccaCTAATCCACACAAACAAGACTGAGGGATTATGGGGTCTGAAAAGTGCTTACCATGAGAAAGGAAAACCTCATGGGAATAAGCCAGATGAGAGAGGGTGTACTTCCAATAGAAAACCTTCTCAATTGAACCGAATGATGGGGTGGTGCTTAATACACATATATCCGACAGCTTTGAGCTTTACTCTAAAGCGGCGTCGATGGCAAACAGGTAGGATGAATATATGGGAAATGCATACACAGGCCTGCAACTCGAGTGCAGTTGAGTCAAGTGGCAGAGGAAAGCTTAAAAGTGATAGAATGAGTATTTTTGGGGTTTTAACATTCATTTCCAAAGTCACTTCAAGCCTACCCTATACGGGGAATATTTATGAAAAGCTCTCTGCGCTAATTAGGAAAAATGTAGCCCCAAAAATCTCTTGCTTTGAACGATTGGGTTGCTTAAAACAAAAACGTACCGTTTGGATGTGGTTCGGTTAAATTTACGAGCGTAACTTTATGATTTTATGGTTATTATCATAATCCCAATTTATCCAGTACAATACACCAATATCTCCCTAATCAGAGACACATTCTCCTCTGGCAATACCAATCTAATAGTCAGGGACCAATAGTAATTTAGAAAACTCTCTTTCTCTTAATCTTCCCTTGAATATGAACTTCCAAACTAAATACAACTAATCTTTTTCAGACTACCCACGCGTTGAGGTCGGCCCGGAAAATCCACTGCGAGTGGAAAGGGATTCAACGGCAAAACTTGAATGCTTTGTGGATGCCAAACCCAAAGTCAGCACTGTTCGATGGACACGCAATGGACGTTTCATAAGTTCCTCCCTGACCCACACAATTCACCGGGTATCCGTTCAGGATGCCGGAAAGTATGCCTGTTCGGCTGACAATGGTCTTGGACGGAATGGGGAACAAGAAATGAACTTGGATGTCCTGTATCCACCAGTTGTGGTGATTGAATCGAAAACCAGAGAAGCTGAGGAGAGGGAAACTGTAAACATTCGTTGCAATGTCACATCAAATCCACCCCCAGTGACCATTGAGTGGCTGAAAGAGGGAAGCCCTGAGTTTAGATTCAGTGGTGATGTGCTAACATTGAGAGATGTCAAGGCTGAACATGCAGGAACCTACATCTGCCGAGCTGTGAATATCCTCATGCCACATGGAGGAAAGCGTCTGGAGAGAATTGGCAATGCAACAGTTGCTCTTTTGGTACGTCATAGACCGGGAAGGGCATTCATCACACCCAGTAAACCTGTAGTTCATGTTGGAAATGGCGTAACTCTGACATGCAGTGCCAATCCACCCGGATGGCCTGTTCCACAATTTCGCTGGTTCAGGGACATTGAAGGAGAAGTCTCTCCTCAGACAGTCCTTGCCCAGGGATCTCAGTATGTTATCCCAAGAGCTCATCTAGGCAGCGAGGGTAGATATCACTGCCATGCAGCTAATGAACTAGGACATGGTGATATGGCCACCATTGTCCTGGAAGTTCATCAACCACCTCAGTTCTTGGCCAAATTGCAGCAGCACATGACAAAGAGGGTAGGGGACTACAACTACAACGTAACCTGCAGTGCTAAGGGTAAACCAAGGCCGGATATCATTTGGCTGAAGAATGGAAAGGAAATCACACCAGAACCCAATCTCTACGAAGTTATTACGGACCCTGTTGAAGGTCCCAATGGAATGGTCACAGTTCAAAGTACTTTAAAGTAAGTAAAATATCAGGATAACTCAAATATTCTTGCGTTACTACAGCTAAAGGGAAAACGGTTAGCGGTAGTTCTTTCGGTCAAGTTTTTCGAACTACTCCTTAGCACTGTTTTTAAAGGTTAAACAGCTTTTGAGTGCACATTCCTTAACCGATTTGAGTAATTTTGAAAacgctggaaaggtcttggaatccgtcacagagagaaatccgaaaaagttaaaataacattacggaaatgttaattttaccctgcagtattgatccgaaatccgtgtaaatattatgctttttaagtgtattaggggttaaagttacccttctttcatgttgattttatccttaaagggtgtaaaattaacattaaaaaatgttgatatatttttacatccaaaaagtgttacagttatgacgaaaaaaagttaatcgcagcctctttttttctcagtgatgagaAATCTGTACCACTTCCAAACTGTTAAAAGACGTACCAGAGCCAAAAAGCAAACGGTTTGAGATGGCGGCTTTGGGTTACTGAGCTTGAGACACTCAACAAGTCGACTTTCTGATAATTTAAAGTATGACCTTTCTTTTCCTTCTTACCCTGACatgtttttttcatttaaatagcTTTACAGAGCACATTAAATGTACAATTTTGAATTCGttgaaaaggccttgaaatcCATGAAAATCTGTACCTTTTTCAAACAGTAACAAAGgcggtaataaatcggttatggggaatcagtggcgcaataggcaagaccgttggctcttgggcgggaAGATTCCCCGAAACGAACTCACAGTTGTGGGTTCGAATCCCGCCcgatgcaaagatctgaatgtctgatttaaacaatttttacatGTAACAATAAAATCATTCACATCACGGGAAGGCGCTcttgggcggtctacaatggacttcgcagattcttccaacacgggatcaaaaacaatataacataatataattacattgtaacaaaaatatcccaatacgattaataataataataatcggttatgaacttcTGTTTTTGCATACAGGTGCAACTGTATATATGTTGCACACATGAATTATAGCCTTAAAgtgaaaaatcgttttttttacgGAAACTTCCACATAAAATCGCAACAATATATTAGTCACCACGATTTCGAGCATTCTGAAAATCTCTGACACTATACCActcatttttttatgaattatttcaTGAGTTCATTCCcgtagaattttgagattttcgcaTAGTATAAGCACCATGATGTTATCGATACCATCATCACATTTCAAAAATACTCCGCCAATTATTCacagaatatttcttttcattccGTGAGAAAAgcatgtgtaatttgtgtgaaaattgagattttaatgTCCAGAATTTTAGATTGAGAGATAAAAGAGATTGAATTTAACAAGACTTAATTGTCAGAATTGCGTACAATGATCCCCCCccccaattttcattttatagatTCCATGGCAGAGTTCGTCCTAATGAGAACCAACTGATCCCAGGTGATCGTGGTCTCTACACGTGTTTGTTTGAAAATGAAGTTAGTACCGCTAACTCCAGCATGCACCTCCGGATTGAGCATGAACCTATAGTGCTGCATCAGTACAACAAGGTGGCCTATGATATTAGGGAAACTGCTGAGGTGGTTTGTAAGGTTCAGGCATATCCTAAGCCTGAATTTCAGTGGCAATTTGCCAATAATCCAGCAACCCTTTCAATGTCTGCTGATGGTCACTATGAGATAAATACAACAACTGATAACAATGATGTCTACACGTCGGTTCTTAAGATTCATAGGCTAGGTCATGAGGATTATGGAGACTATCACTGCCGAGTGGCAAATTCACTCGAAACTATCCGTGTGACAATCAGGCTTCAGCCCAAAGGACCCCCTGAGAAACCCATCAACCTCCAAGCGGCTGATGTTGGACCAAACTATGCCAGTCTCCTCTGGGATCCTGGTTTTGATGGTGGTCTCAGCAATACGAAATTCTTCGTGTCCTACCGCAAAGTAGCCGTTCCCCATGATGACCAAGTAATGGGAGATTGTGGCTCAATGTCCATCAGTTCGTCCGAATGGATGGAATTTGATTGCCATCGTGACATCCCCTGCAGCGTGACACCACTTGAGCAGCACCAGAGCTATGTCTTTAAGGTATGTGCATGGCGTGTGGTTTACATTGCAAGGATGGTGTGTAACATGATACTCACCTAAATCCCACCATTCTCACACTTTAAGTGTCTCCCGGGGTTCATAATCCCTCTCTCCCCCTCAAACTTATTAAGCTTTTTGCCACACAAATCCCACACTCTTTCCTAAAACAATCTCAAGAAGGGGATGGGTTCTCTAACAAATTTGATGATGCAATGCTACTTCCCTAATTTCTTCCTGAAACTTCTCCCAACAAAACTTCTCAATCTCCAAAATTCCCAAAAAGACAAATGAGAAATGTGTATAAAATTGATAGTTGGTCAGAAAAGAGACTGACTGACTGAGAAATTGAACAATGAATCAATTACTCAAACTCTCCCTGCCTCTTTATTTGGACCATTCCaaacaaggggtaattcatttcggggaactcgagccaatctggtcAGGGAATCCATGGGGAACATACGGGGAACTCGGGGACCTCACAAGGAACTCAAGAACCTCACAGGGACctcagggaactcggggaacccaaACATTTTGTCAAAGAACCCACCAGGAACCTgggaaacccatacatttttcaaggaactcacGGAGAACCTgaagaacccatacatttttcagggaactctggGAACTCAACTCATACGCTTTTTAGGGAATTCACAAGGAACCTGGGGAATTCATACATTTTTCCAGGGAAACCGGGGAATCCTGGGAACTCATACATTTGTCAGTGAACTCTCAGGGAAACTTGGGTACCTATACGTTTTTCAAGGAATTCACATCagggaatccatacatttttcagggaactcacgggaaACTCACGGgggacccatacatttttcctcaaattcgaggatcccatatattttttcagggaaccctgatttttttttttttttggaaccaAGAACACAAGCCACTCTAATTCCTTATGAATCACCCCTTGATTCCAATTCATCTTGGTGTTTTGTTTGAAAAACAGGTGAAAGCACTCAACACTAAAGGAAATTCTGAGTATTCGAACGAAATTGCGACAACGACAAAAGTCAGTAAGATTCCACCACCACTCCATGTCACCTTTGACCCAAATTCCCGTGTCCTTGCCATCAATGTTGGTGCCACGTGCCTCTCGGTCATCGCCATTGTAGAATCCGTCGTCAATGGCGATACCCTCCAACCAGCCTGGCAAATTGTGGACACCATTCCACTCCAAGTGTCCGGAAATGCACCAACCTACAAGGAAACGGTTATTGAACACCTGGTAACCCCAAGACGCAGCACAAGTGGACGATCACTGGGTGCTGGAGGCGGCATGCCCAGTGATGATGACCTCCCACTAGCACTTAGCGATGAGCTTCAACCCAAGGTCCGCGTTAAGTTGTGCCTGCGTCAAAATCATGAACACTGTGGTGACTACACAGAAGCCAAAAGTAAGTAACAAATTAGATTAGCAACTTCGACAGACAATTAACAGCCCAATCACTTAAAATCCAAACAGTCGGACCATCCTACATTGAACAACAAGCTGCCATTGCAACTCCCACATTGATCGCCATCATTGTGTCTTGTGTTGTTTTTGCCCTCTTTGTTGGTCTCTTGCTCATGTTCTGCCGGTGCAAGAGGAACCAATCCAAGAAGAGTGCTGCTGCTAAGGACTACGAAATGGACTCTGTCCGTCCTTCAATTGTTGCCCAACAGAACCAAGCACCACCACCCTACTACCCAGCCAGTGGACTCGAGAACAAGGCCCTTGAGCACTCAATGGATCTCGCTCTGGCCATGGAAGATCAGAAAAATGCAGTTTATGCAACACAAAATGGCTACGGATACCACCCAAATGCTGGACTTCAAGTTCCTGGACACACAATCCCAGGCAATGAATGTaagtttcaaaatcaaaaaaaatttcctcaTTGTAGATTCCTAAAGATATTTACTAATAAAACCATGTGGAAATCCCTTTTGCTAGCAAAACTATAAAATAGAAGTTTTATagattttctggattttataGTAAAGCTAGAACACTTAGATTTGAAATTAGATTGGAAGTATTTTTTGCGATTctgcaaataatttttaaaagttagtACCAAACTCATGATAATTTTATAGCAAATCTGAGGAGACAACATTTGACGAGTACTATAATTTTATAGCAAAACCATAAAAAAGGTattaaaagctttaaaaataaagggaaaaaattcaaaaaaaatgctTAGAATATTTGCAAATATATACAATGATCATTGTTCTTGATTCTGCAGATTAAGAAATCATACCACGAACAAATTTATAGCAAAACATTTTATGAATTAgagttcttaaaaaatataagttGAATATGAtcaaaaatacttgaaaaataCGAGTGTTAGATGAGCTTTTCATAAGATCTGCAAAGGTGCTATAACAGTAGCGGTTTTATAGCAAAAACCGAATATTCGACAGATTACCTTCATTTTATAGCTAAACAATATCTCTGGAAGTAATTTAAAACTAAATTCAAGAATAGAAATCAGTTTGTTTGCAACTAATAAAATCAACAATTCAATTATCCATCTACACTAAAAATTATACACAAtgacaattttataggaaaagTATAAGGgagtctggggcaaaaagtcacaaatcgagaaattcaaaattcaatatcttccaaggtaaaaaagatagcggctcaaatttttttctatagatagcctccatagaccttcttcaatatcgtaagtttcttagaattcgaacaaggaatttagaaaataaaaaatatcgaaatttttagccctatttttgaaatattttccttgcagaagataacaattattacctacttattttccaaaaataatgcactggtgaatattttcgaaataatttggattttttgactacgaatccgctatctatttaagaatttcacaaaagttcttttctccagaaatccgtttattaaaaatggccacttggggtaaaaagtaacaaaaggtatagagcaaaaagtaacaaaaaagcgaagcaatttctgatgtctcacggcgaaaagaaacgtcattatcacatctcgccgcttgttgtttgcattggtcaaacgatttgcagtcttttgtgtgttttttttttctaaaatagcttgaaaagcggttttttcgttttctcacttttctcgcagagaaaacggtgttttacaaaagtgtagatgaataaattttctgtgaaaatatgtcttctaggtattttttcaaatttgcggAAGCcagtaatgaagcgaatcaaaatatgataatacccaatgccTGAttctatttgccccagcatttttgaaaatggtcacaaaattaccttttatcgGTTCGATAaacatatttccttacaaaatagaggaatattactttcaaaaagttgtagagcgacaaatttcccataaaactgtgctaattcgAAATTTTTGAAGTGCTCGAATAgcttctaaaaaaataaaatatcagttttgtgactttttgccccagtctcccctattgctTCCCGTTTGGGTCtgagaaataaatttatcaggtaatttaaattttcttgcaattagTATATGcgccaaattaattttatatgatttACCATAACAAAAATTTGATATCACAACTTTATAGCAAAACTAACAACTTCACAGATAGTCTAGCCGGACaattaaaacatattgaaatatatctatagaaaaaaagcaTCTTATATGGTATTCAAGTTTGTTTTGAGAAGCTTAAACCGCGGAAATTTTCAATTCTAGCCAAagataatatttcacaaattttatagCAAAGTTTATAGCAAATCaagaaatttataattgaaactgatgcaaaagaaaatcatttttaagacatattacttaaaattttaattaagatgCTTTCATAAAATATTGGCGATTTTGTAGTAAAATCAGCAATTAcatatttcaattgaattttatagGACATTTATAAaagcatttctttttaaataattcagatAGAGAAATGCAACTATTCCCATTCAATCGAACATTAAACTAAAGCAGTAAAAGATTCTACTTAATTTCTGCATAAAAATGATAGTGTCTCCTCAATTTGCAATACCTTTTAACAATGCAATATTATATCACATCTGCTTTTCAGCATTTCCTCCTTCTTATTTAAACCAATTAAACTTTATAAACCATCCGCAATGAATTTTCATCTGGGAATTCCAAATAACTTACAAATTTGCACTTGCATTATACAAATTCATCTGTACCGGTGTTATATCTCCTCGCAATTAGCCCGTTGTAATCTCATGGGCAAATGAAAGGGATTTCCACATTAAAAGAGTGATATTAATTTAGAGAGATAACATTTTTAAGTGACAATGTTGTGGCTAAAAATGGGTAATTTCTTTTATAACATGCTTCTTGCTAAAAAATAATCCACCTACACGTTAAAAATGGGCATTAAAAAACCAAACAATGCCCAGGACTAGGTAGCACACCTCACCATCCGACAGGTAAaatatagaacaaaaaaaaagctaaagAAGAGAGAATTGGCCTAAGCCTTGATTTGAATTAAATGCGCGATAGAGATAGAATTTGTCTGCATGCTACATGGTGAATTTTAATTATGGTCAGAGCTTTGTATGGAGCATAAATTGCAAATTATTTCATATATATATGTATTTAAACCAACCCCACTCTCCCCCCCAATAAAATACCAAACCCTTACACTGTGCATGACCCTACTAGCCATCAGCCCGctctctaaaataaataatcctCCCCAAATAGAGTTTCATATCCCCCGCCCTGCCCCCCCCCGCCCCCAAAACCTACATAACTATTCGCATTGCACAATTCACACACAGAAATGGGGGATGAAAATTCATCTGAAATTGAGATGGGGGATTCAAAGTTGTAAAGGAAAAGTTTTTATAATGCATGCAATTCCGGAAATTGACCACGATTATCTATTCTAAATGCTCAACTAAAGCAAAAGGGAGCTTAGTCCATGTACTCTCTGTATTAGTCATTCAAGTAGCCAGACTATTTCTTCCACTACTTCTTCTATGTCTCTCTTTGCTTTAGGCTTTGCCATTTCCAGGGAAATTTTACTGAGTATTTCCAAAGAGATTTAAATATGATGAAAATGTTGGCAAAATTGTGGTTTGTTCCTGAGAAAAATTTCCCTGCTTGCTATTGCAATCCCAcaagtgtgtcttggctaaaattaGAAATCCGAAAGGTTTTCTGTGTTATTTCGAAATGTTTCGAATTTGCTGGAAAAATATTGTcttaatagaaatttaaatgaaaacttGACAATGAGcctaaacagaagtagattttgattctccaaaagtgtcttggataaaaggtaaatggaactctatttgcaaaaAAGTCATTGAagatcgaagaattcaaattcaatttcgaatcttcatactaaattttcgcacaaggtgggaaaaatttacgaaatatcACACTTAAAATCTCGTAAATGATTATAGAATGACTAAATGGGACATTAAGTAGTCAGCGACATTGCTttgcttttttcctcataacaaagTGAAGATCAACACATTTTGACGtctgagcacttcgaaattcaaacaggaTGTATGGGAATGTGGGCAGCCctcgcacattttttcgtgcttcatattcaggacttttttctgactaaactttAAAATGGGaagtgaattgcactacaccaaaaagttctctgatcttttgGGTTTCTACGCATGCCTAGtacactatcacagaattgttggtttttcctgtataggaaaatgaaaaaaaaataatgaagatttgtgcgattcttgtcCCCGGGGGTAGCGTTCACACGATGGaggtttgggttcgtcatttctcgaaataaattttatctacaattaaaaattattttccgattgttatactgtaccctcgtgaacccgcggaaactatcactgcactaaaagaagatctttaaaacaccttttttcacattttgtgGAGCActattttttcttccaaatgaatatcgaaaaatctactatgaacatgttcacatggttcacactgtcaataaccgtcgtctcatgaatatgggaaggagactatacgcctgtcgaagaggaaatgaccacgaatgtctcactgtggcttatgaCGTTtcagtgaggttatgatttttaaaatggaGTTGTCTGATATGGATGTGCGAActctcacacattcagtgtttgaaaccacacacagtctAGTACTTGCGAAtgccaccgtgaaaataatttccctcctcaaatatcatctcaagtatactcttcatctaatgtgtaagtgatttttttagaaatgagtttaactatgagaaatcaaatgaaatgtgcgccatcaaaattacccattttgggccaattttctatttgtaatcctagcacctaggaaagaagggcttggacctatttttacaatgaagataaggttcataaatacttaacttatggctaagaagttctgaaccaactctttggaaataaagagaaaattcgcatcgttcgaagGCTCACACGTGCGAatcctgcctacattcccctacttcagccaccttgcgatAGTATCAAGAAATAGGAATGTctcttttggcttttcaaatagattttcgaatttttcaagctctacttgtgaatgataagaAAAAGAAGATTGATCGCCTATCCTCCGAAAGTCATCCACCTCACTACAAAAATCTTAACATTGTTAGTTTTTTAATAACCAATTATAAACTGATtctaaaaatcataaatttctgaaaatactTTGAACATAAAACTTTTCAGAGAAAATCTATCAAATCTCGAAAACATTTAGAACGAGTTGTTGACATTTTCAAAATGCTTAGAATCAACAATTAAAATCCTGAAGGCATTTAGAATTCACTGCAGAGCCTGGAATTAGCTGTCAAAATTTTCGAATtcgaaatgtttagaataaacTGTAACAATCTTCTAAGCATTTAGAATCAGGTTTTAAAATCTTGTAGCATTTTGAACCCATGGTGCCCCTTCAAGTCTAAAGAAAAATTACTAACGTAGTCTTGAGATGCTACATGGATACTGACATagatgtcaaaaactttgaaatGTTTAGAATTTATAGATAAAATTTCGGAAGCGTCTAAAACAAATAATTGATATAGTTTCGTAACGCTATACCGTCCTAAATATTAATATATTCGGACcgtatag encodes the following:
- the LOC129806845 gene encoding hemicentin-1 isoform X1, which produces MDYSVKSFNFITAFLLLAFAALCVVAGDESLDTREGEDVTLKCRFNEQHSTTEFSYYWARWTVGNKFENVAIGNIQLNTNYRLDFRPDRGIYDLLIKNASYSRDNGRFECRVKAVGTGADVHQEYYNVTVLTPPQPPQVAAGNIAIATEDKRQELTCSSIGGSPDPTITWYREGSSQPLQATINRGGSKDLQTSSTLIVTPRRDDDGVTYRCVVWNRAMPEGQRLETTVTLSVNYYPRVEVGPENPLRVERDSTAKLECFVDAKPKVSTVRWTRNGRFISSSLTHTIHRVSVQDAGKYACSADNGLGRNGEQEMNLDVLYPPVVVIESKTREAEERETVNIRCNVTSNPPPVTIEWLKEGSPEFRFSGDVLTLRDVKAEHAGTYICRAVNILMPHGGKRLERIGNATVALLVRHRPGRAFITPSKPVVHVGNGVTLTCSANPPGWPVPQFRWFRDIEGEVSPQTVLAQGSQYVIPRAHLGSEGRYHCHAANELGHGDMATIVLEVHQPPQFLAKLQQHMTKRVGDYNYNVTCSAKGKPRPDIIWLKNGKEITPEPNLYEVITDPVEGPNGMVTVQSTLKFHGRVRPNENQLIPGDRGLYTCLFENEVSTANSSMHLRIEHEPIVLHQYNKVAYDIRETAEVVCKVQAYPKPEFQWQFANNPATLSMSADGHYEINTTTDNNDVYTSVLKIHRLGHEDYGDYHCRVANSLETIRVTIRLQPKGPPEKPINLQAADVGPNYASLLWDPGFDGGLSNTKFFVSYRKVAVPHDDQVMGDCGSMSISSSEWMEFDCHRDIPCSVTPLEQHQSYVFKVKALNTKGNSEYSNEIATTTKVSKIPPPLHVTFDPNSRVLAINVGATCLSVIAIVESVVNGDTLQPAWQIVDTIPLQVSGNAPTYKETVIEHLVTPRRSTSGRSLGAGGGMPSDDDLPLALSDELQPKVRVKLCLRQNHEHCGDYTEAKIGPSYIEQQAAIATPTLIAIIVSCVVFALFVGLLLMFCRCKRNQSKKSAAAKDYEMDSVRPSIVAQQNQAPPPYYPASGLENKALEHSMDLALAMEDQKNAVYATQNGYGYHPNAGLQVPGHTIPGNEWVNIGYMDNSYSNSNNGGSVNSQDSLWQMKMSAAAGNTTNLVPSHNFVERQPSYGYDPLTHGGYGAVDDYAPYPHLTTTPSQHGDDYHNVRNSQNPSRQEYCSDPYAAVHKPKKRLDQHLDSPYHDVSGLPDPYMEQMEPEDAKPPPQHMSLSYDESLESGYSTPNSRNRRVIREIIV
- the LOC129806845 gene encoding hemicentin-1 isoform X3, producing the protein MDYSVKSFNFITAFLLLAFAALCVVAGDESLDTREGEDVTLKCRFNEQHSTTEFSYYWARWTVGNKFENVAIGNIQLNTNYRLDFRPDRGIYDLLIKNASYSRDNGRFECRVKAVGTGADVHQEYYNVTVLTPPQPPQVAAGNIAIATEDKRQELTCSSIGGSPDPTITWYREGSSQPLQATINRGGSKDLQTSSTLIVTPRRDDDGVTYRCVVWNRAMPEGQRLETTVTLSVNYYPRVEVGPENPLRVERDSTAKLECFVDAKPKVSTVRWTRNGRFISSSLTHTIHRVSVQDAGKYACSADNGLGRNGEQEMNLDVLYPPVVVIESKTREAEERETVNIRCNVTSNPPPVTIEWLKEGSPEFRFSGDVLTLRDVKAEHAGTYICRAVNILMPHGGKRLERIGNATVALLVRHRPGRAFITPSKPVVHVGNGVTLTCSANPPGWPVPQFRWFRDIEGEVSPQTVLAQGSQYVIPRAHLGSEGRYHCHAANELGHGDMATIVLEVHQPPQFLAKLQQHMTKRVGDYNYNVTCSAKGKPRPDIIWLKNGKEITPEPNLYEVITDPVEGPNGMVTVQSTLKFHGRVRPNENQLIPGDRGLYTCLFENEVSTANSSMHLRIEHEPIVLHQYNKVAYDIRETAEVVCKVQAYPKPEFQWQFANNPATLSMSADGHYEINTTTDNNDVYTSVLKIHRLGHEDYGDYHCRVANSLETIRVTIRLQPKGPPEKPINLQAADVGPNYASLLWDPGFDGGLSNTKFFVSYRKVAVPHDDQVMGDCGSMSISSSEWMEFDCHRDIPCSVTPLEQHQSYVFKVKALNTKGNSEYSNEIATTTKVSKIPPPLHVTFDPNSRVLAINVGATCLSVIAIVESVVNGDTLQPAWQIVDTIPLQVSGNAPTYKETVIEHLVTPRRSTSGRSLGAGGGMPSDDDLPLALSDELQPKVRVKLCLRQNHEHCGDYTEAKIGPSYIEQQAAIATPTLIAIIVSCVVFALFVGLLLMFCRCKRNQSKKSAAAKDYEMDSVRPSIVAQQNQAPPPYYPASGLENKALEHSMDLALAMEDQKNAVYATQNGYGYHPNAGLQVPGHTIPGNE